The following are encoded together in the Candidatus Tumulicola sp. genome:
- a CDS encoding threonine synthase — translation MLPNILECSRDAAHTVSATSLATVCPCDGAPLLVLYRSGEMPREVVALRPWTMWRYREMLPIDSDEQPISLGEGGTPLLPLANMKSELACGEIFVKDESQNPTGSFKARGMSVAVTVAKRLGVRSLVAPSAGNAGGALAAYGARAQLPVRVYVPRDTPAMLTEEMRGYGASVVLVDGLIDEAGRLAAQFAQESGAFNVATFREPYRVEGKKTMGYELVEQLGRVPGTIVYPTGGGTGLVAMWKAFGELEQLGWIDASRPVMVCVQAEGCAPIVQAFQRGDTSAQRIENGTTKMWGLRVPGGIGDRLSLAALRESHGHAIAVSDEASEAAMWDLHEREGIDATEEGGATLAALRSLVSSGVELPSPIVLFNTATSLKYAPR, via the coding sequence ATGTTACCCAATATTCTTGAATGCTCGCGCGACGCCGCGCATACGGTCTCAGCGACGTCGTTGGCGACGGTGTGCCCGTGCGACGGTGCTCCGTTGCTGGTTCTCTATCGCAGCGGGGAGATGCCCCGCGAGGTTGTTGCATTACGCCCGTGGACGATGTGGCGCTATCGTGAGATGTTGCCGATCGACAGCGACGAGCAGCCGATCTCGCTCGGTGAAGGCGGCACGCCGCTTCTCCCTCTCGCCAATATGAAGTCCGAGCTCGCTTGTGGCGAGATCTTCGTAAAGGACGAATCACAAAATCCGACCGGTTCGTTCAAAGCGCGCGGCATGTCCGTCGCGGTGACGGTAGCTAAGCGGCTGGGTGTGCGATCGCTGGTCGCGCCGAGCGCGGGAAACGCGGGCGGCGCATTGGCCGCGTACGGAGCGCGCGCACAGCTGCCGGTACGCGTCTACGTTCCGCGAGATACGCCGGCGATGTTAACCGAGGAGATGCGCGGCTACGGGGCGTCCGTCGTGCTGGTCGACGGATTGATCGACGAGGCCGGGCGGCTGGCCGCGCAGTTCGCGCAAGAGAGCGGAGCGTTCAACGTCGCGACGTTTCGCGAACCGTATCGGGTCGAGGGAAAAAAGACGATGGGATACGAGCTTGTCGAGCAGCTCGGCCGCGTTCCGGGAACGATCGTGTATCCCACTGGCGGCGGCACCGGACTCGTTGCAATGTGGAAGGCTTTCGGCGAGCTGGAACAACTCGGGTGGATCGATGCGTCGAGGCCCGTGATGGTGTGCGTCCAAGCCGAGGGTTGCGCGCCGATCGTCCAAGCGTTCCAGCGCGGCGACACGTCGGCCCAACGTATCGAGAACGGAACGACCAAAATGTGGGGGCTACGTGTTCCTGGCGGGATTGGCGATCGCCTCAGCCTCGCAGCGCTACGCGAATCGCACGGACACGCGATCGCGGTTTCGGATGAAGCATCGGAAGCGGCGATGTGGGACCTTCACGAGCGTGAAGGCATCGATGCAACCGAGGAAGGCGGGGCGACGCTTGCGGCGCTTCGCTCGCTCGTATCGAGCGGCGTGGAGTTGCCCTCGCCGATCGTTCTTTTCAACACCGCAACGTCCTTAAAATACGCGCCGCGATAA
- the add gene encoding adenosine deaminase: protein MSLASPIPKIHLHCHLEGSLRPATFVEFARDQGLPLRYRPDGSGDEASESVSAADPYRFLSFRDFLYGFAAVNRTLSTPDRFARLAREFAEGARDQNVVYGELFVSPSVWTFFHPELDVRATLRDITAELHAGGETRFQLIVDLTRNFGAESALRTARLAVEAAGDGVVGIGLGGDESRFPPELFVESFDYARAAGLHCVAHAGEAAGPQSVRDAVELLHAERIGHGIAALQDDSVVRLLRESQIPLEVCPTSNDRTGAALPRGDAFERFDHEGCVVVIDADDPPMFGTTIEREYARVEAACGSQTLLRFVRNAVDGSFADADLKRQLRALLPPDVPPAGQEAQP, encoded by the coding sequence GTGAGCCTTGCCAGTCCAATTCCCAAAATCCATCTGCACTGTCACCTCGAGGGCAGCTTGCGCCCGGCGACCTTCGTCGAGTTTGCGCGCGATCAGGGCCTGCCGCTTCGCTACCGTCCGGATGGCTCGGGCGACGAGGCGAGCGAGTCCGTCAGCGCGGCCGACCCGTATCGCTTCCTATCGTTTCGCGACTTTCTGTACGGCTTCGCCGCGGTTAATCGAACGCTTTCGACGCCCGATCGGTTCGCGCGTCTCGCGCGAGAGTTCGCCGAAGGGGCGCGCGATCAAAACGTCGTGTATGGCGAGCTGTTTGTATCGCCGTCGGTTTGGACGTTCTTCCATCCCGAACTCGACGTGCGCGCGACACTGCGCGATATCACCGCGGAATTACATGCCGGTGGCGAGACGCGTTTTCAGTTAATCGTCGACCTCACGCGCAATTTCGGCGCAGAGAGCGCATTGCGGACGGCGCGCTTAGCGGTGGAGGCTGCGGGCGACGGCGTGGTCGGCATCGGATTGGGTGGCGACGAGTCGCGTTTTCCGCCCGAACTCTTCGTCGAGTCGTTCGACTATGCGCGCGCCGCCGGTTTGCACTGTGTGGCGCACGCGGGCGAAGCGGCCGGTCCACAAAGCGTTCGCGACGCCGTCGAACTGCTGCACGCCGAGCGGATCGGCCACGGCATCGCGGCGTTACAGGACGATAGCGTCGTGCGGCTCCTGCGAGAGAGCCAAATACCGCTGGAAGTTTGCCCGACTTCGAACGATCGCACCGGCGCCGCGTTACCGCGCGGTGACGCCTTCGAACGCTTCGACCACGAAGGTTGCGTCGTTGTCATCGATGCCGATGATCCGCCGATGTTCGGCACGACGATCGAACGAGAATATGCGCGCGTGGAGGCGGCGTGCGGCTCGCAAACGCTGCTGCGATTCGTCCGAAACGCGGTTGACGGCAGCTTCGCGGACGCCGATCTCAAGCGGCAGTTACGAGCGCTTTTGCCGCCGGACGTCCCACCTGCCGGTCAGGAAGCGCAACCCTAA
- a CDS encoding alpha/beta fold hydrolase produces the protein MMSDRTGLNRRRFVGTVATTIAALQLGMAGRAQSKNATHAPSEGTAVTQLAQDNGGSSAIVAFPPINIPEADLTDLRRRINATRWPGRELVDDQSQGIQLATMQALATYWGGDYNWRTCETKLNAIPQFTTVIDGQKIHFMHVKSKHPNALPLIITHGWPGSIIEQTKVIDLLTDPTAHGASASDAFDVVIPSIPGYGFSPAPTTLGWDPIRIAKAFIVLMQRLGYQKFVAQGGDWGASITQEMALVAPGTVLAIHSNMPGTVPAETLALATSGGKPPSNLSADELRAFNQLSDFYGKHLGYAVEMANRPQTMYSLSDSPIGLAAWILDHDKDSYEMIRPAFFGNPGGLSRDDVLDNITLYWLTNTGVPSARLYWENKLGFFDVKGVTIPVGVSAFRYELYTAPETWSKSAYPKLAYYKQHNVGGHFAAWEQPQLFTEDVRATFATVRTNNS, from the coding sequence ATGATGTCCGACCGAACTGGCCTCAACCGCCGTCGCTTCGTCGGCACGGTGGCGACGACCATCGCTGCCCTGCAGCTTGGGATGGCCGGCCGCGCGCAATCCAAAAATGCTACGCACGCTCCTTCAGAAGGTACTGCCGTGACGCAACTCGCGCAAGATAACGGGGGCTCGAGCGCGATCGTCGCGTTCCCACCGATCAACATCCCCGAAGCCGACCTCACCGATCTGCGCCGGCGCATCAACGCGACCAGGTGGCCCGGTCGCGAACTCGTTGACGACCAGTCGCAGGGCATTCAACTCGCGACGATGCAGGCGCTGGCAACCTACTGGGGCGGCGACTACAACTGGCGGACGTGCGAAACCAAGCTGAACGCGATTCCGCAGTTCACGACCGTGATCGACGGTCAAAAAATTCACTTCATGCACGTGAAGTCGAAACACCCGAACGCGCTGCCGCTCATCATCACCCACGGCTGGCCCGGTTCCATTATAGAGCAAACGAAGGTCATCGATTTGCTGACCGATCCTACCGCGCACGGGGCGAGCGCTTCTGACGCATTCGACGTGGTGATTCCGTCGATACCCGGCTACGGATTCTCTCCCGCTCCAACGACGCTCGGCTGGGATCCGATCCGGATTGCGAAGGCCTTCATCGTGCTGATGCAACGCCTCGGATATCAAAAGTTCGTAGCACAGGGCGGTGATTGGGGCGCGAGCATCACGCAAGAAATGGCGCTGGTGGCACCCGGGACGGTGCTGGCGATTCATTCAAACATGCCCGGCACCGTACCGGCCGAGACGTTGGCGTTGGCCACGTCCGGTGGTAAACCGCCATCTAACCTATCGGCCGACGAACTTCGTGCCTTCAACCAATTAAGCGATTTTTACGGCAAGCATCTCGGCTATGCGGTCGAGATGGCGAACCGGCCGCAAACGATGTATTCGTTGAGCGATTCGCCGATCGGCTTGGCAGCGTGGATTCTGGATCACGACAAGGACAGCTACGAGATGATTCGACCGGCATTTTTCGGCAATCCGGGCGGACTCTCGCGCGACGACGTTCTCGACAACATTACCCTGTACTGGTTGACCAACACGGGCGTACCGTCGGCGCGACTGTACTGGGAAAACAAGTTGGGATTCTTCGACGTCAAGGGCGTTACGATTCCGGTGGGCGTCAGTGCCTTCAGGTACGAGCTGTACACCGCGCCGGAGACCTGGTCGAAAAGCGCGTATCCGAAGCTGGCATATTACAAGCAGCACAATGTCGGCGGCCACTTTGCCGCCTGGGAGCAACCACAACTGTTTACCGAAGACGTTCGCGCAACGTTCGCAACCGTGCGCACCAACAACTCATGA
- the tauD gene encoding taurine dioxygenase: MGYSEKALTPAIGSVVRGIDLGAKLEAGDVAHILSSLDDRLVLFFKDQSLTPVQQRDFAARFGTLYTHPFYPGRAEAPEVMILEHDAARRANSDRWHNDVTYLATPPMGAVLYAQEIPEIGGDTLWANMYAAYDALSEPMRKFVSGLRAIHSFARNFTPERFAALGLEERRERMYAEHPPVSHPVVRTNPNTGRKALFVNQDFTSHIEGVSARESDTLLRFLFEHMAQPEFQVRWHWENGDVAFWDNRWTQHCALADYYPQRRVVRRATILGERPI, from the coding sequence GTGGGATACTCCGAAAAAGCGCTGACGCCGGCAATCGGTTCGGTCGTTCGAGGCATCGACCTCGGCGCCAAGCTGGAGGCCGGCGACGTCGCGCACATTCTCTCGTCGCTCGATGATCGTCTCGTTCTGTTTTTTAAAGATCAATCGCTCACGCCGGTGCAGCAGCGCGATTTCGCGGCGCGCTTTGGGACGCTGTACACGCACCCATTCTATCCGGGCCGCGCCGAAGCGCCCGAAGTCATGATCCTCGAACACGATGCCGCACGTCGCGCCAACAGCGATCGATGGCACAACGACGTTACGTACCTCGCGACGCCGCCGATGGGTGCCGTCCTGTACGCACAAGAGATTCCGGAAATCGGCGGCGATACGCTCTGGGCGAACATGTATGCGGCGTACGATGCGCTTTCGGAGCCGATGCGAAAGTTCGTCTCCGGATTACGCGCCATCCATTCGTTTGCAAGAAACTTCACGCCCGAGCGATTTGCCGCGCTTGGCCTTGAAGAGCGCCGCGAGCGAATGTATGCGGAGCATCCGCCGGTTTCGCATCCCGTGGTTCGGACGAACCCAAACACGGGACGCAAGGCGCTCTTCGTCAATCAAGATTTCACCTCGCACATCGAGGGTGTCTCCGCGCGCGAAAGCGACACGCTGTTGCGATTCTTGTTCGAGCACATGGCGCAGCCGGAGTTTCAAGTGCGTTGGCACTGGGAAAACGGTGACGTCGCCTTTTGGGACAACCGCTGGACCCAGCATTGCGCCCTCGCCGATTACTATCCGCAGCGGCGCGTCGTTCGGCGTGCAACGATTCTCGGCGAACGGCCCATCTGA
- a CDS encoding UBP-type zinc finger domain-containing protein: protein MSEIDPQSKPSGTGCAECLASDGWWLHLRRCAKCGHIGCCDSSPSQHARKHYEDANHSVIASFEPGEDWLYSFETDDFVEGPALAAPHSHPANQPTPGPHGKVPADWQEHLN, encoded by the coding sequence ATGAGTGAAATAGATCCGCAATCCAAACCGAGCGGAACCGGATGTGCCGAATGTTTGGCGAGCGACGGATGGTGGCTGCATCTTCGTCGCTGTGCGAAATGCGGGCACATCGGCTGCTGCGATAGTTCGCCAAGTCAACACGCGAGAAAGCATTACGAAGATGCCAATCACAGCGTGATCGCGAGCTTCGAGCCGGGCGAAGATTGGTTATATAGTTTCGAGACGGACGATTTCGTCGAAGGCCCGGCGCTCGCGGCGCCGCACTCGCATCCGGCAAATCAACCGACGCCGGGGCCGCACGGCAAAGTACCGGCGGACTGGCAAGAACACCTAAATTAA
- a CDS encoding DUF4331 family protein: MSHHFAGPDFGFPGGDARFNFTDLYAFPKPGDNSKSILIMNVHPSFGVNPPGPTPIEPFASNALYEILIDTDGDAIVNIAYSVKIMAAPGSGQVATLRRIEGDSLHRTGDDGEIVADGVAVSTGGDSKVMTAGDIRFFAGRRSDPFFFDAAGAINNLTFTGDDFFIDKNVASVILEVPNAALGSDSLKIWARTVDGSSGSWKQVDRGARASQVPFLAGDQKAAYITAEPANDAQFVATFAHSLEHAGGYTPEEAARVASGMLPDLQPYRPGSPASYPTNGRALTDDVSAYFLGILTNGKVTSDGLSPHKDLMAEFPYLGPPHGG; the protein is encoded by the coding sequence ATGTCCCATCATTTCGCGGGCCCAGATTTTGGGTTTCCCGGTGGCGATGCGCGCTTCAACTTTACGGACCTCTATGCGTTTCCGAAGCCCGGCGACAACAGCAAATCCATCCTGATCATGAACGTTCACCCGTCGTTCGGCGTGAATCCGCCGGGGCCCACGCCGATCGAGCCGTTTGCGAGCAACGCACTGTACGAGATTTTGATCGACACGGATGGCGATGCGATCGTCAATATCGCCTATAGCGTTAAAATAATGGCGGCACCCGGCAGCGGACAAGTTGCGACGCTGCGCCGGATCGAGGGCGATAGCTTGCATCGTACCGGCGACGACGGCGAGATCGTCGCCGACGGCGTCGCAGTTTCGACCGGAGGCGATTCGAAGGTGATGACTGCCGGCGACATTCGCTTTTTTGCCGGACGGCGCAGCGACCCGTTCTTTTTCGACGCGGCCGGCGCGATTAACAACTTGACGTTTACCGGCGACGATTTCTTTATCGATAAGAACGTCGCGTCGGTCATCTTGGAAGTGCCAAACGCGGCACTCGGATCCGACAGTCTTAAAATCTGGGCGCGAACGGTCGACGGTTCGTCGGGCAGTTGGAAACAAGTCGATCGGGGCGCGCGTGCTTCGCAAGTGCCGTTCCTCGCCGGCGATCAGAAGGCCGCATACATCACCGCAGAGCCCGCTAACGACGCCCAATTCGTGGCGACCTTCGCGCATTCGCTCGAACACGCGGGAGGATACACGCCGGAGGAAGCCGCGCGAGTTGCATCCGGAATGTTGCCCGACCTTCAACCGTATCGACCCGGATCGCCGGCATCGTATCCGACGAACGGCCGGGCGCTCACCGACGACGTCTCGGCGTATTTCCTCGGAATACTGACGAACGGGAAAGTCACCAGCGATGGCCTCTCGCCGCATAAAGACCTAATGGCCGAGTTTCCGTACTTGGGACCGCCGCACGGCGGCTAA
- a CDS encoding amino acid permease, which produces MRPRRLLSAAARRSACNDSRRTAHLNIPLSKGTQRPPTPARKLGVADIALLVMGSVIGSGIFRTPAVVAQRIPAPTLIVAAWLTGGLIALFGAFVLGELGARCSQEGGAYAYLRVAFHPVVAFAYGWTSLLASFSGGLAAAAVLFAGYFLSSTAMSAPPTLVAIVTLTILVLINSFGVRAGSNVQHVLTLLKLLALAAVVVAAFVVPANHHLPLSHVAGSPVGVTLAFGVAMIPVLFSYAGALVANFMSDEVHDPPKTLPTGLWVGMAGVAMLYVLVNTGCLRALGVDGLARSMVPISAVLQEATGSIGARLTSIAIAIATLGFLSNRMLTVPRMYRSMADDGLFFRWVGWIDPRTRVPVIAIALQGIAAIVIALSGDFNQVLNFVVSLVYLFNGLLALALFVLRARDDAGGATQGGFRVPGHPVTTGLYLIASWSIAIVTYVTDPRSGLIGLGIVLSAIPIYALWARSAARKLQA; this is translated from the coding sequence TTGCGCCCTCGCCGATTACTATCCGCAGCGGCGCGTCGTTCGGCGTGCAACGATTCTCGGCGAACGGCCCATCTGAACATTCCGCTTTCCAAAGGGACGCAGCGGCCTCCAACCCCCGCGCGAAAACTCGGCGTCGCCGACATCGCGCTGCTCGTGATGGGCAGCGTCATCGGATCGGGCATCTTCCGTACGCCGGCGGTCGTAGCGCAACGGATACCCGCTCCGACGTTGATCGTCGCCGCGTGGTTGACGGGTGGACTGATCGCGCTCTTCGGCGCTTTTGTGCTCGGAGAACTCGGCGCCCGTTGTTCGCAGGAGGGAGGCGCCTATGCGTACTTGCGGGTCGCGTTTCATCCGGTCGTGGCATTTGCGTACGGGTGGACGTCGCTACTGGCGTCGTTCAGCGGCGGATTGGCGGCGGCGGCCGTTCTATTCGCGGGATATTTTCTTTCGTCGACCGCGATGTCCGCACCACCAACGCTCGTCGCAATCGTCACGTTGACCATTCTGGTACTCATCAACTCGTTCGGAGTCCGAGCCGGCAGTAACGTCCAACATGTGTTGACGCTTCTCAAGCTTCTCGCGCTAGCAGCGGTCGTAGTCGCCGCGTTCGTCGTTCCGGCAAATCACCATCTGCCGCTTTCGCACGTCGCGGGTTCGCCGGTCGGCGTAACCCTCGCGTTCGGCGTTGCCATGATTCCGGTATTGTTTAGCTATGCCGGAGCGTTGGTTGCCAATTTCATGAGCGACGAAGTGCACGACCCTCCGAAAACGTTGCCGACCGGTTTATGGGTTGGGATGGCGGGTGTCGCGATGCTCTACGTACTCGTGAACACCGGCTGTCTTCGCGCGCTTGGAGTCGACGGATTGGCACGTTCCATGGTTCCGATTTCAGCAGTACTGCAAGAGGCGACGGGATCGATCGGAGCACGATTGACATCAATTGCAATCGCCATCGCGACCCTCGGTTTTTTGAGCAACCGAATGTTGACGGTCCCGCGGATGTACCGATCGATGGCCGATGACGGTCTCTTTTTTCGTTGGGTCGGGTGGATCGATCCGCGGACGCGCGTTCCAGTCATTGCGATCGCTCTGCAAGGGATTGCGGCCATCGTCATCGCGCTGTCAGGCGACTTCAATCAAGTCCTCAATTTCGTTGTATCGCTGGTCTATCTGTTCAACGGCCTTCTAGCGCTCGCACTGTTCGTGCTTCGCGCGCGCGACGACGCTGGAGGGGCGACGCAGGGCGGCTTTCGCGTTCCAGGCCACCCCGTGACCACCGGCCTTTATCTCATAGCTTCGTGGAGCATCGCCATCGTAACGTACGTCACGGACCCCCGCTCCGGGCTGATCGGACTGGGGATCGTTCTCTCCGCGATTCCAATATATGCGTTATGGGCGCGCAGTGCCGCGAGAAAACTGCAAGCCTGA
- a CDS encoding metal-dependent transcriptional regulator: MSGHSHFDESVEEYLESIYRLEFEGPGVTTSGLASAMGVTPASASGMLKKLDKEGYVAYVARGEVKLTRKGLEVGVRILRRHRLAERLLTDVLGMSWDEVNAEACMLEHAISQRVEDKLVELLGDPQACPHGHPIPSRDLSEPVRTGVPLAQIEAGRDAVVSGVTDGVPEILRYLGEVGLCPGAQVRVLEKAPLGGPVTVEVGDVRHAISLELARMVVVGDDAVA; the protein is encoded by the coding sequence ATGTCGGGACATAGTCATTTCGATGAATCGGTCGAGGAGTATCTCGAGTCGATCTACCGCCTCGAATTCGAAGGCCCAGGCGTAACCACGTCCGGCCTGGCGTCGGCCATGGGCGTAACGCCGGCCTCGGCGTCGGGTATGCTCAAAAAACTCGATAAAGAGGGCTACGTAGCGTACGTCGCGCGCGGCGAGGTGAAGCTTACGCGCAAGGGGCTCGAAGTCGGTGTGCGCATCTTACGCCGGCATCGGCTGGCCGAACGTCTGCTGACCGACGTGCTCGGCATGTCGTGGGACGAAGTCAACGCCGAGGCGTGCATGCTGGAACACGCGATTTCGCAGCGCGTCGAAGACAAGCTCGTCGAGTTGCTCGGCGATCCGCAAGCCTGCCCGCACGGTCATCCGATTCCGTCGCGCGACCTCAGCGAGCCCGTCCGCACCGGCGTCCCCCTAGCGCAAATCGAGGCAGGACGCGACGCTGTCGTCAGCGGCGTCACCGACGGCGTACCTGAAATTCTGCGATATCTCGGTGAAGTAGGTCTGTGCCCCGGCGCCCAGGTGCGCGTTCTCGAAAAAGCGCCATTGGGCGGACCGGTAACGGTCGAAGTCGGCGACGTACGCCACGCGATCTCCCTCGAGCTCGCGCGGATGGTTGTCGTGGGGGACGATGCCGTCGCATGA
- a CDS encoding manganese efflux pump, translating into MTIALKTLGIALAVGLDVLALSIVVGIMDIPRSARIRMGAAFSFSEVLMQVIGYAIGTGAGRIAGTIAPYVGFAILAGVGVLVIRESFERAPVLKVDSGWGLIAASASISLDSLGIGISLPGVPIPLLPLLATVAVTTVLFTIAGLSFGQHLGESNRTRAQLGGGIILIVLAVVFAAQRAMGAS; encoded by the coding sequence ATGACCATCGCGCTCAAGACGCTCGGGATCGCACTGGCCGTCGGTCTCGACGTGTTGGCGCTGTCGATCGTCGTCGGCATCATGGACATTCCGCGAAGCGCACGGATTCGAATGGGCGCAGCGTTCTCATTTTCCGAAGTGCTCATGCAAGTCATCGGATATGCGATTGGTACCGGTGCCGGCCGTATCGCCGGAACCATCGCACCGTACGTTGGCTTCGCGATTTTGGCGGGCGTCGGCGTGCTGGTCATTCGCGAGAGTTTCGAGAGGGCGCCGGTGCTCAAGGTCGATTCGGGCTGGGGGCTCATCGCCGCGTCGGCATCCATCAGTCTCGATTCGCTCGGGATCGGCATCTCGTTGCCCGGCGTACCGATTCCGCTGCTGCCCCTGCTGGCCACGGTTGCGGTCACGACGGTGTTGTTTACGATCGCCGGACTATCGTTCGGGCAACATCTCGGCGAGTCGAATCGGACTCGCGCACAGCTCGGCGGCGGGATCATCCTGATCGTCTTGGCCGTCGTGTTCGCCGCGCAGCGCGCGATGGGAGCGAGCTGA
- a CDS encoding FAD-dependent oxidoreductase, whose product MLDLSDLVGLSLFAGCAPEHVTWFARRCADLHVLAGDWVVREDEGARFYILVEGRAAIVKSMNGRPTELGEYEPGDGFGEIPLLLGASALAGVRAITDVRVARVDGTIFWRMMHDDERFAETVSNNMGRRVALVRHLAIEHPSTVCTVVGDSRSGACHQLRDFLSRMHVPFDWTERDGPECEVNFYEGAPLKSPGIRDLAERLGMSAVPKQAHYDVAIVGAGPAGLAAAVYGASEGLDALLIDRYAPGGQAGTSSRIENYLGFPAGISGEDLADRALRQAQRFGADIVVVREVCRLTGEAGDRKLSLEDGQSVLARAVVLAPGIEYRSLNAQGCEELVNRGVYYGAAQTEAFAVAGNDVHIVGGGNSAGQAALNFSGYAKTVTIVIRGTDLGKSMSQYLVDRIVASANISVLTSSEITAAHGAQRLERITIANNGDGTSKTVDTAGLFVFIGAVPRTDWLEGVVARDRDGFILTGPDVIEARAPWPLERHPYFLETNQPGVFAVGDARLDSLKRVASGVGEGSSSISMVHEFLSSIAELQPPRRTTGEHVGT is encoded by the coding sequence ATGCTAGACCTTTCGGACCTCGTCGGTCTTTCTTTATTCGCCGGCTGCGCGCCCGAACACGTTACCTGGTTCGCTCGCCGCTGCGCCGACCTGCACGTACTGGCCGGCGACTGGGTGGTGCGTGAAGACGAAGGAGCGCGTTTTTACATACTGGTCGAGGGCCGCGCCGCCATCGTAAAGTCGATGAACGGCCGACCGACCGAGCTCGGCGAGTACGAGCCGGGCGACGGTTTCGGCGAAATCCCGTTGTTGCTTGGCGCGAGCGCGCTCGCCGGCGTGCGAGCCATTACCGATGTGCGGGTCGCCCGAGTCGACGGCACGATCTTTTGGCGCATGATGCACGACGACGAGCGTTTCGCAGAGACCGTGAGCAACAACATGGGGCGCCGTGTCGCGCTCGTACGCCATCTTGCGATCGAGCATCCGTCGACGGTTTGCACGGTAGTCGGCGATAGCCGTTCGGGGGCGTGTCATCAGTTGCGTGACTTTTTGTCGCGCATGCACGTCCCATTCGACTGGACCGAACGCGACGGTCCGGAATGCGAAGTGAACTTTTACGAAGGCGCGCCGTTGAAATCGCCTGGAATTCGCGATTTGGCCGAACGTCTCGGCATGTCGGCCGTGCCGAAACAGGCGCACTACGACGTCGCGATCGTCGGCGCCGGGCCAGCCGGTCTTGCCGCCGCGGTGTATGGAGCGTCCGAAGGGCTCGACGCGTTATTGATCGATCGGTACGCCCCCGGCGGACAAGCCGGCACGTCATCGCGAATCGAAAATTATCTCGGGTTTCCGGCCGGCATTTCGGGTGAGGACTTGGCCGATCGTGCGTTGCGACAGGCGCAGCGGTTCGGCGCGGACATCGTCGTCGTTCGCGAAGTCTGCCGCCTCACGGGTGAGGCCGGCGACCGCAAGCTGTCACTGGAGGACGGACAGTCGGTGCTGGCGCGCGCGGTCGTGCTCGCGCCGGGCATCGAATACCGTTCGCTCAACGCGCAAGGTTGCGAAGAGTTGGTCAATCGCGGCGTGTATTACGGCGCCGCGCAAACCGAAGCGTTCGCCGTTGCGGGAAACGACGTGCATATCGTGGGTGGCGGCAACTCCGCAGGACAAGCCGCGCTGAATTTTTCGGGATATGCGAAAACCGTTACGATCGTGATCCGCGGCACCGACCTCGGAAAAAGTATGTCACAGTATCTGGTCGATCGCATCGTCGCTTCAGCGAACATTTCGGTGCTCACGTCGTCTGAAATAACCGCGGCGCACGGCGCGCAGCGGTTGGAGCGTATTACGATCGCGAACAACGGCGACGGAACGTCGAAGACGGTCGACACGGCGGGATTGTTCGTGTTCATCGGCGCCGTGCCGCGCACCGATTGGCTCGAGGGCGTCGTTGCCCGCGACCGCGACGGGTTCATCCTCACCGGTCCGGATGTGATCGAAGCTCGCGCTCCGTGGCCGCTCGAGCGCCATCCGTACTTCTTGGAAACTAACCAGCCAGGCGTGTTCGCCGTCGGCGATGCCCGTCTCGACTCGCTCAAACGCGTCGCTTCCGGCGTCGGCGAAGGGTCGAGTTCGATCTCGATGGTGCACGAGTTCCTATCGTCAATCGCGGAACTGCAGCCGCCGCGTAGAACTACAGGGGAGCATGTCGGGACATAG